Proteins encoded by one window of Branchiostoma floridae strain S238N-H82 chromosome 6, Bfl_VNyyK, whole genome shotgun sequence:
- the LOC118417963 gene encoding synaptic vesicle membrane protein VAT-1 homolog-like: MPGETAETAPAENATSQPDEPEKPAADGEATKAAEDAAPEPEAPPEKEVRTVVLSGYGGINKVKVMRRSEPKPAEGEILVRVKACGLNFLDLMVRQGNLENPPKCPAVMGYECAGVVEALGEGVTGFEVGAHVLALSNLGAWCELVAVPAKHCFQIPMRMSFEDAAAFPINFLTAYIMLFEIGNLKKGKSVLVHSAGGGVGLAVAQLCKTVENVTVFGTASPHKHDTIKDHFDHLFLSGSDYTAEIRKLSPSGVDIVLDCLCGDDTNKGIALLKPMGKYVLYGSSNIVTGETRSFFSSAKAWWQVDKVNPVKLYDENKTIGGFQLLRLLYDQDQHELIRETMATLLDMFSNDRIKPVIDSCWAFEEVGEAMQKMHDHQNIGKLILDPGMDKTHKTPAETPDTSDADEVKGQQNEETPPAEAAAKE; the protein is encoded by the exons ATGCCCGGAGAAACCGCGGAGACTGCCCCGGCGGAAAACGCCACTAGCCAACCCGATGAGCCCGAGAAGCCTGCCGCGGACGGGGAGGCGACCAAGGCGGCGGAGGATGCGGCACCTGAGCCCGAGGCGCCGCCCGAGAAGGAGGTGCGCACCGTGGTGCTCTCCGGCTACGGCGGCATCAACAAGGTGAAAGTCATGCGACGTTCGGAGCCGAAGCCCGCAGAAGGAGAGATCTTGGTGAGAGTTAAGGCGTG CGGTCTGAACTTCCTGGACCTGATGGTTCGCCAGGGGAACTTGGAGAACCCGCCCAAGTGTCCGGCCGTCATGGGGTACGAGTGCGCAGGCGTGGTGGAGGCTCTGGGGGAAGGCGTCACCGGATTTGAG gTGGGGGCCCATGTGCTCGCCCTGTCAAACCTTGGCGCCTGGTGCGAGCTGGTGGCGGTGCCGGCCAAACACTGCTTCCAGATCCCGATGAGAATGAGTTTTGAGGACGCCGCTGCCTTCCCCATCAACTTCCTCACCGCCTACATCATGCTGTTCGAGATCGGCAACCTGAAGAAGGGCAAGTCCGTCCTGGTCCACTCCGCAGGGGGAGGGGTG GGCCTGGCGGTGGCGCAGCTGTGTAAGACGGTGGAGAACGTGACGGTGTTCGGTACGGCCTCCCCACACAAACACGACACCATCAAGGACCACTTCGACCATCTATTCCTCAGCGGCAGTGACTACACGGCAGAAATAAGGAA ACTCTCTCCGTCTGGTGTGGATATTGTGTTGGACTGTCTGTGTGGGGACGATACAAACAAGGGGATCGCGCTGCTGAAGCCCATGGGGAAGTACGTGCTGTACGGCTCCTCCAACATCGTCACCGGGGAGACCAGAAGCTTCTTCAGCTCCGCCAAGGCC TGGTGGCAGGTTGACAAAGTGAACCCGGTGAAGCTGTACGATGAGAACAAGACTATCGGCGGGTTCCAGCTGCTGCGGCTGCTGTACGACCAGGACCAGCACGAGCTGATCCGGGAGACCATGGCCACCCTGCTGGACATGTTCTCTAACGACAGGATCAAACCGGTCATCGACTCGTGCTGGGCGTTCGAAGAG GTAGGGGAGGCCATGCAGAAGATGCACGATCACCAGAACATAGGCAAGCTGATCCTGGACCCAGGCATGGACAAGACACACAAG ACTCCAGCCGAGACCCCGGACACCAGTGACGCAGACGAGGTGAAAGGTCAGCAGAACGAGGAGACGCCCCCTGCCGAGGCCGCAGCCAAGGAATAG